In Aestuariibaculum lutulentum, one DNA window encodes the following:
- a CDS encoding glycosyltransferase, with the protein MKKRILVAPLNWGLGHATRCIPIIKALSANGFEPIIASDGVALSLLKKEFPKLTHIELPSYNVTYAKNGKFFKLKLLKDSPRLLQAIYNEKKATETIVKNHNISGIISDNRLGVYNKAVPSVFITHQLKVLSGSTTWLSTKMHEKFIKKFNVCWVPDTSDKVNLSGKLGHVDAFEIPTEYIGPLSRFEKKDIPFKNDLMVLLSGPEPQRTILEDKILYELKNYQGKVVFVKGLMQPKQTKRQFDNITVYNFMTSELLEKTINESALVISRSGYTTVMDLAKLNKKAFFIPTPGQFEQEYLATRLTEEGLVPSCKQEKFTLDKLETIADFKGLTAFNFEADFKRLFNLF; encoded by the coding sequence ATGAAAAAACGAATTTTAGTCGCACCCTTAAACTGGGGTTTGGGTCATGCCACAAGATGCATCCCTATTATAAAGGCTTTATCTGCTAATGGTTTTGAACCCATTATTGCCAGCGATGGTGTTGCCCTTTCGCTGTTAAAAAAGGAATTCCCGAAGCTTACACACATTGAATTACCATCTTACAATGTGACTTATGCTAAAAACGGAAAATTCTTTAAATTAAAACTTCTGAAAGATTCACCACGATTATTACAGGCCATTTACAATGAGAAAAAAGCGACTGAAACCATTGTAAAAAACCATAACATTTCTGGAATTATTTCAGATAACCGTTTGGGTGTTTACAATAAGGCGGTGCCATCGGTTTTTATTACACATCAATTAAAAGTATTAAGCGGATCTACAACATGGCTTAGCACAAAAATGCATGAAAAATTCATTAAAAAGTTCAATGTATGCTGGGTACCAGACACAAGTGACAAAGTTAATTTAAGTGGGAAGCTGGGCCACGTAGACGCTTTTGAAATACCAACAGAATATATTGGTCCGTTAAGCCGATTTGAAAAAAAGGATATTCCTTTTAAAAACGATTTAATGGTGTTACTATCGGGTCCGGAACCTCAACGCACTATTCTTGAAGACAAAATACTTTACGAGCTAAAAAACTACCAAGGGAAAGTGGTTTTCGTAAAAGGACTCATGCAGCCCAAACAAACTAAAAGGCAGTTCGACAACATCACGGTGTATAACTTTATGACTTCGGAATTATTAGAAAAAACCATAAACGAAAGTGCTTTGGTAATTTCCCGATCAGGTTATACAACGGTTATGGATTTAGCAAAGCTGAACAAAAAGGCCTTTTTTATTCCGACACCGGGGCAATTTGAACAGGAATATTTAGCCACGCGTTTAACCGAAGAAGGCTTAGTACCTAGCTGCAAGCAAGAAAAATTTACACTGGACAAATTAGAAACTATAGCCGACTTCAAAGGCTTGACAGCCTTCAACTTTGAAGCCGACTTTAAGCGTTTATTTAACCTTTTCTAA
- a CDS encoding sensor histidine kinase, translated as MQPKFKKSYRFAVITSLYITGFITLFTSVFLYINNTYSFGYILLLALCTYAFSFLMIQSRIERLIYKRVKKIYDDLTLLESTSLTKRTITTDMQTLTEEIDKFARDKKIEIESLKVRENYRKEFLGNVSHELKTPLFTVQGYILTLLDGAMEDKNLREKYLERASKGVERLGYIIKDLDMITKLEVGDLSLNIEVFDIVELVKSVFDMLEMKASKKKITLTFDRVYKEPIFVKADKERIQQVVANLVVNSIKYGNEKGTTEISIENLIKNKVIVRVTDNGEGIAKMHLPRLFERFYRVDKSGSRKEGGSGLGLSIVKHIIEAHDEKIYVESEFGVGSEFSFTLEKVK; from the coding sequence ATGCAACCAAAATTTAAAAAATCATATAGATTCGCGGTAATTACATCGCTATATATAACAGGTTTTATAACGCTCTTTACGAGTGTTTTTTTATATATTAATAACACCTACAGTTTTGGGTATATATTGCTTTTAGCTTTATGTACTTATGCTTTTTCGTTTCTAATGATTCAGTCAAGGATAGAACGTTTAATCTATAAACGTGTAAAGAAAATTTACGACGATCTAACGCTTTTAGAATCTACCAGTTTAACCAAGCGTACCATCACTACCGATATGCAGACATTAACTGAGGAAATTGATAAGTTTGCACGTGATAAGAAAATAGAAATTGAATCGCTTAAGGTGCGTGAAAATTACCGTAAAGAGTTTTTAGGAAATGTGTCGCACGAGTTAAAGACGCCGTTGTTTACTGTTCAGGGGTATATTTTAACTCTTTTGGATGGTGCGATGGAAGATAAAAACCTTCGTGAAAAATATCTTGAAAGGGCGAGTAAAGGTGTTGAGCGTTTAGGGTATATTATTAAGGATTTAGATATGATTACCAAACTTGAGGTTGGTGATTTAAGTTTAAATATCGAGGTATTTGATATCGTAGAGCTTGTTAAAAGTGTTTTTGATATGTTAGAGATGAAAGCCTCTAAAAAGAAAATTACTTTAACCTTCGATCGGGTTTATAAAGAACCTATTTTCGTTAAGGCTGATAAGGAACGCATTCAACAGGTGGTTGCTAACTTGGTGGTTAATTCCATTAAATACGGAAATGAAAAAGGAACAACCGAAATAAGTATTGAAAACCTGATAAAGAATAAAGTTATTGTTCGCGTTACAGATAATGGAGAAGGGATTGCCAAAATGCATTTACCACGACTGTTTGAGCGTTTCTATCGTGTTGATAAAAGTGGTTCGCGTAAAGAAGGCGGTTCAGGATTGGGACTCTCCATTGTAAAGCATATTATTGAAGCACACGACGAGAAAATCTACGTAGAAAGTGAATTTGGCGTAGGAAGTGAGTTTTCGTTTACTTTAGAAAAGGTTAAATAA
- a CDS encoding response regulator transcription factor, whose product MNKKDIKILLVDDEPDILEIVGYNLSSEGYQVITAENGQEGVKKAKKELPQLIILDVMMPEMDGIEACELIRKHPDLQNTLVVFLTARGEDYSQVAGFDAGADDYITKPIKPKVLVSKVKALLRRFKDEEATDTVKLGSLVINRDEYKITSKGKEIILPRKEFELLSLLASKPGKVFKRDEILDTVWGNEVVVGGRTIDVHIRKLREKIGDDSFKTIKGVGYKFVD is encoded by the coding sequence ATGAACAAAAAAGACATCAAAATTCTACTTGTAGATGATGAACCAGATATTTTAGAAATTGTTGGTTACAACTTATCAAGTGAAGGTTATCAAGTAATTACTGCCGAGAATGGTCAGGAGGGGGTAAAAAAAGCTAAAAAAGAATTACCTCAGTTAATCATTTTAGATGTTATGATGCCGGAAATGGATGGAATCGAGGCTTGTGAGCTTATTAGAAAGCATCCGGATTTACAGAATACACTGGTGGTATTTTTAACAGCCAGAGGCGAAGATTACTCTCAGGTAGCAGGTTTTGATGCCGGTGCCGATGATTATATTACCAAACCAATTAAACCAAAGGTTCTAGTAAGTAAAGTTAAAGCGCTTTTACGTCGATTTAAAGATGAAGAAGCTACCGATACGGTTAAATTAGGTAGTCTGGTAATTAACAGAGATGAATATAAAATTACTTCAAAAGGAAAAGAGATTATTTTGCCTAGAAAAGAATTCGAATTATTATCTTTATTAGCATCAAAGCCAGGAAAGGTGTTTAAACGTGATGAAATTTTAGATACAGTTTGGGGTAATGAAGTGGTAGTTGGCGGACGAACTATTGATGTTCATATTCGTAAATTACGTGAAAAAATTGGTGATGATAGTTTTAAAACCATTAAAGGAGTAGGCTATAAGTTTGTAGATTAA
- a CDS encoding T9SS type A sorting domain-containing protein produces MKKNYVLILLLSLALSTSQLNWGQNSANGNPIQQTIENLSIYPNPVSSGRTFIYITTKQNLTKKIEFFDVLGKRIFTTTLTGKELNISEFSKGVYILKITENGISETRKLVIK; encoded by the coding sequence ATGAAAAAAAACTACGTTTTAATTCTACTTCTTTCTTTAGCATTGTCTACCAGCCAATTAAACTGGGGACAAAATAGTGCTAATGGAAATCCTATTCAACAAACTATCGAAAATCTTTCTATTTATCCTAATCCGGTTAGTAGCGGCAGAACTTTCATTTACATTACCACAAAACAAAACTTAACAAAGAAAATTGAGTTTTTTGATGTTTTAGGAAAGCGCATATTTACTACAACACTTACCGGCAAAGAATTAAATATCTCAGAGTTTAGTAAAGGCGTTTACATCCTAAAAATTACAGAAAACGGCATAAGTGAAACCCGCAAATTAGTAATTAAGTAA
- a CDS encoding lamin tail domain-containing protein, giving the protein MKKLYFLLFTFLITSLSFAQNVVINGDFESWTGGALDTWTSESGTTITQETTTVSEGTYAANFELTTATQGDTDFRQTITVTNGNTYDVSVKVYHTDNESQVRIYAGDYRGYSDETLINEWQTITYQYVATADGPIEFGLRFYDVSATFDGSSTIIIDDYQVIESTPPSSCFNLSTGSEKFESVPVTVNSGSSSEWTESSGTYSVNGYCGSGCVEEVESWLVFGPLDLTSVTDLTLSFNASESFGTTDLNINYTNSYSGCPSGTSWTTAQSITDAGSIVVNLSTASGTTVFIGIQYLDDGVDGYSSWELSNIILDATNCPVLGSRPTSDCGTCDLVFGTETYNCQSNTAGNDNDSVIIEIPYTGIESNSNLSTTSGGTIGGDSPSTTTDGTITISGLSEGDSWDLLITGGDCDGTTISGTIPSAICDPLDVDLIINEILADPDAATGDANGDGIIDTSDDEFVEIYNNGTSSVDLSDYTLEDGVALRHTFPASTILPANSFITIFGGGTPTNIPGLSQVASSGALGLNNGGDTVTLKNPSDVVVVTYTYGGEGGDNQSISREPDFTGDFVLHTLIVANSVQFSPGAKNDGTALSNKNFDIAGFKMFPNPTSLGFVNVTAKSTSLMDIAVFDLLGKQVIKQSVSNKLDVSNLKSGVYIMKITQDDAVSTRKLVIK; this is encoded by the coding sequence ATGAAAAAACTTTACTTTTTATTATTTACTTTTTTAATTACTTCCCTCTCCTTTGCGCAAAACGTGGTTATTAACGGTGATTTTGAAAGTTGGACCGGAGGTGCTTTAGACACTTGGACTTCAGAATCAGGCACCACCATTACTCAAGAAACAACAACAGTTTCAGAGGGGACCTATGCTGCCAATTTCGAATTAACAACTGCAACCCAAGGAGATACTGACTTTAGACAAACAATCACAGTTACAAATGGTAACACTTATGATGTTAGCGTAAAAGTTTATCACACAGATAATGAATCTCAAGTAAGAATTTATGCAGGTGATTACAGAGGATATTCTGATGAAACCTTAATTAATGAATGGCAAACAATAACCTACCAATATGTAGCTACAGCAGATGGTCCAATTGAATTTGGGCTTCGTTTTTATGATGTATCTGCAACTTTTGATGGCTCATCAACCATAATTATTGATGATTATCAAGTAATAGAATCTACTCCTCCAAGTTCATGTTTTAACCTAAGTACAGGATCTGAAAAATTCGAATCTGTACCAGTAACCGTTAATTCAGGTTCTTCAAGTGAATGGACCGAATCATCAGGCACATATAGTGTTAATGGATATTGTGGAAGTGGTTGTGTGGAAGAAGTTGAATCATGGTTAGTCTTTGGACCTTTAGACTTAACTTCAGTAACTGATTTAACTCTTTCTTTCAATGCTTCGGAAAGTTTTGGTACTACAGATTTAAATATAAACTACACAAATTCTTATTCTGGATGTCCAAGCGGAACATCTTGGACTACTGCCCAATCAATTACCGATGCAGGCTCAATAGTTGTTAATTTATCAACAGCAAGTGGAACAACAGTATTTATTGGCATACAATATTTAGATGATGGTGTTGATGGATATTCTAGTTGGGAATTATCTAATATAATTTTAGATGCTACCAATTGTCCTGTACTTGGCTCAAGACCAACTTCTGATTGTGGAACTTGTGACCTAGTATTTGGTACAGAAACTTACAATTGCCAATCTAATACAGCAGGGAATGATAATGACAGCGTAATTATTGAAATCCCTTATACAGGAATAGAATCAAACTCTAACTTAAGTACAACATCAGGAGGAACTATTGGAGGAGACTCTCCTTCAACTACTACCGACGGTACAATAACAATTTCTGGATTGTCAGAAGGTGACTCATGGGATCTATTGATTACAGGAGGAGATTGTGATGGCACGACAATATCAGGCACTATTCCATCAGCAATATGTGATCCTTTAGATGTAGATCTAATTATTAATGAAATACTAGCTGATCCAGATGCAGCTACGGGTGATGCTAATGGAGACGGAATCATAGATACATCTGACGATGAGTTTGTTGAAATATATAACAATGGAACTTCTAGCGTTGATTTATCGGATTACACATTAGAAGACGGAGTTGCCTTGAGACATACTTTTCCAGCCTCAACTATTCTTCCCGCAAACAGCTTTATAACAATTTTTGGTGGAGGTACACCTACTAATATCCCAGGGCTTTCGCAAGTAGCAAGTTCCGGAGCTCTTGGCTTAAACAATGGTGGAGATACCGTAACTTTAAAAAACCCAAGTGATGTAGTTGTAGTGACTTATACTTATGGCGGTGAAGGAGGAGATAACCAATCTATTTCTCGCGAACCTGATTTTACAGGAGATTTTGTACTTCATACTTTAATAGTCGCAAATTCTGTTCAATTTTCCCCTGGAGCAAAAAATGACGGAACAGCTCTTTCAAACAAAAATTTTGATATTGCTGGTTTCAAAATGTTCCCTAACCCAACCTCATTAGGTTTTGTAAATGTTACTGCTAAAAGTACTTCTTTAATGGATATCGCAGTTTTCGACTTATTAGGTAAACAAGTGATTAAGCAATCTGTTTCAAACAAACTTGATGTTTCAAATCTAAAATCTGGTGTTTATATCATGAAAATTACTCAGGATGATGCTGTTTCAACACGTAAATTGGTGATTAAATAA
- a CDS encoding LuxE/PaaK family acyltransferase, protein MIDTTAIFKIKTDQEFENLALEVFKFQFNNNRVYRSFCDLLYIHPGDVNSINDIPFLPIQFFKSHEILSSDADIQTTFTSSGTTGSLTSKHLVTDLSIYEDSFFKGFESFYGKVEDYVVLALLPSYLEREGSSLIYMVDAMIKESKHPESGFYLNNLSELKDTLINLDASGKKILLIGVSFALLDLIEAHQFQLKNTIVLETGGMKGRRKELIRAELHHILKQGFGIDAIHSEYGMTELLSQGYSQGHGIFNCPPWMRILTRDTEDALTILPKGKAGGINVIDLANINSCSFIATQDLGKVYEDNSFEVIGRFDNSDIRGCNLMVL, encoded by the coding sequence ATGATAGATACAACAGCCATTTTCAAGATAAAAACCGATCAGGAATTTGAAAACTTAGCTTTAGAGGTTTTCAAATTTCAGTTTAATAACAATCGGGTATATCGATCGTTTTGCGACTTACTTTACATTCATCCCGGTGATGTAAATTCGATAAACGACATTCCCTTTCTACCGATTCAATTTTTTAAATCGCATGAGATTTTAAGTTCCGATGCCGACATTCAAACCACATTTACCAGTTCGGGCACTACCGGAAGTTTAACCAGTAAACATTTGGTTACAGATTTAAGCATTTATGAAGACAGCTTTTTTAAAGGTTTTGAATCGTTTTACGGCAAAGTTGAAGATTATGTAGTACTGGCTCTTTTGCCCTCTTATCTGGAACGTGAAGGCTCTTCATTAATTTACATGGTTGATGCCATGATTAAGGAATCTAAACACCCTGAAAGCGGCTTTTATTTAAACAACCTTTCGGAATTAAAAGACACCTTAATTAACTTAGATGCTTCCGGAAAAAAGATTTTACTTATCGGAGTTTCATTTGCTCTTCTCGATTTAATTGAAGCGCATCAGTTTCAATTAAAAAACACCATTGTTTTGGAAACCGGAGGTATGAAAGGACGCCGAAAAGAATTAATTCGTGCCGAACTTCATCATATTTTGAAACAAGGGTTTGGTATCGATGCTATCCACAGTGAATACGGTATGACCGAACTATTAAGTCAGGGATATTCTCAGGGACATGGCATTTTTAATTGTCCACCGTGGATGCGTATTCTAACGCGTGACACCGAAGATGCCTTAACCATTTTACCAAAAGGAAAAGCCGGTGGTATTAACGTCATTGACCTGGCAAATATTAATTCCTGTTCGTTTATCGCAACTCAGGATTTAGGTAAAGTTTACGAGGATAATTCTTTTGAAGTGATTGGGCGTTTTGACAATTCTGATATTCGAGGGTGCAATCTGATGGTTTTATAA
- the tyrS gene encoding tyrosine--tRNA ligase translates to MIKNFVEELTWRGMIQDSMPGTEEHLMEAMRLAYVGIDPTADSLHIGHLVGVMGLKHFQLSGHKPVALVGGATGMIGDPSGKSAERNLLNEETLRHNQNAIKEQLSRFLDFDSDAENAAVIVNNYDWMKEFSFLEFIRDVGKHITVNYMMAKDSVKKRLSSESSVGMSFTEFTYQLVQGYDFLHLFREKNCTLQMGGSDQWGNITTGTELIRRVDSGKGYALTWPLITKADGTKFGKTEGGNIWLDAERTSPYKFYQYWLNTSDVDAEKYIKIFTFLSREEIEGLIEEHKQAPHLRALQRRLAEEITIMVHSKEELDNAIKASEILFGQSTGDDLKGLSAKTFLEVFEGVPLTEISRDEIENGLDIIGALAEKGGFLKSNSEARRALKENSISVNKEKVKEDYSITADDLINDKFVLLQRGKKNYFVLSIV, encoded by the coding sequence ATGATAAAGAATTTTGTTGAAGAATTAACTTGGCGTGGAATGATCCAGGATAGTATGCCAGGTACCGAAGAACACTTAATGGAAGCTATGCGTTTGGCATATGTTGGTATCGACCCAACGGCCGATTCGCTTCATATTGGGCATTTGGTAGGTGTTATGGGACTTAAACATTTTCAATTATCAGGACATAAACCCGTAGCACTTGTAGGAGGAGCAACAGGAATGATTGGTGATCCATCTGGTAAGTCTGCAGAACGTAATTTATTAAATGAAGAAACCTTAAGACACAACCAAAATGCGATTAAGGAGCAATTGTCTCGCTTTTTAGATTTTGATAGCGATGCCGAAAATGCTGCTGTTATTGTGAATAACTACGATTGGATGAAAGAGTTCTCATTCTTAGAATTTATTCGCGACGTTGGTAAGCATATTACGGTTAACTATATGATGGCTAAAGATTCAGTTAAAAAACGTTTGTCTTCAGAGTCTTCAGTAGGGATGAGTTTTACAGAGTTTACGTATCAGTTAGTTCAGGGGTATGACTTTTTACACTTATTCCGTGAAAAGAACTGTACCTTACAAATGGGAGGAAGTGACCAGTGGGGTAACATTACTACCGGAACGGAATTAATTCGTCGTGTAGATTCTGGTAAAGGGTATGCATTAACCTGGCCGTTAATTACAAAAGCCGATGGAACGAAGTTTGGTAAGACTGAAGGCGGAAACATTTGGTTAGATGCCGAAAGAACATCACCGTACAAATTTTATCAGTACTGGTTAAACACTAGTGATGTTGATGCTGAAAAATACATTAAGATTTTTACGTTCTTATCTCGCGAAGAGATTGAAGGTTTAATTGAAGAGCACAAACAAGCGCCGCATTTACGTGCTTTACAAAGACGTTTAGCCGAGGAAATCACCATAATGGTGCATTCAAAAGAAGAATTAGATAATGCTATTAAAGCAAGTGAAATTCTTTTCGGACAATCAACAGGAGATGATTTAAAAGGCTTAAGTGCTAAAACCTTTTTAGAAGTTTTTGAAGGTGTACCGTTAACAGAAATTTCAAGAGATGAAATTGAAAACGGATTAGATATTATCGGAGCTTTAGCTGAAAAAGGAGGGTTCTTAAAATCGAATAGTGAAGCCAGACGTGCTTTAAAAGAAAACTCTATTTCAGTTAATAAAGAAAAGGTGAAAGAAGACTACAGTATTACTGCAGATGACTTAATAAATGATAAGTTTGTGCTGCTGCAACGTGGTAAAAAGAATTACTTTGTATTAAGTATCGTATAA
- a CDS encoding NAD-dependent epimerase/dehydratase family protein: MILVTGGTGLVGSHLLYKLVSNNEKVRAIYRTEAKLAQVKDVFSTYTESYDNLFNSIDWVKADLLDIPALEDAFINIDYVYHCAAFVSFEPDKYQLLRKTNIEGTANLVNICLSKNIKKLCYVSSIATLGKPINNAVIDEETVWNPEDDNNVYAITKYGAEMEVWRGTQEGLNTVIVNPGVILGAGIWKYGTGNLFKRALNGIKYYTSGTIGLVDVKDVIEIMTQLMKSDISNERFVLVAETWNYKNFLQALATSVDGKIPEKLASKSLLSMAWRLDWLKHVLTGKRRQLTKHLTTTLSSNKEYSSSKIKTALNFKFKAVNTTITEVGYLFLKEV; the protein is encoded by the coding sequence ATGATTTTAGTAACAGGAGGTACTGGTTTAGTTGGCTCACACTTACTTTATAAGCTTGTAAGTAACAACGAAAAAGTAAGAGCGATTTACAGAACTGAAGCTAAATTGGCTCAGGTAAAAGACGTGTTTTCTACTTACACCGAATCTTACGATAACCTGTTTAACTCCATAGATTGGGTTAAAGCCGACCTTTTAGACATTCCTGCCTTGGAAGACGCATTTATAAACATTGACTATGTTTACCATTGTGCTGCTTTTGTATCGTTCGAACCCGATAAATATCAGCTTCTCCGAAAAACCAATATTGAAGGCACAGCCAACCTTGTTAATATATGCCTGTCTAAAAACATAAAAAAGCTGTGTTATGTAAGCTCTATTGCTACCTTGGGCAAACCCATTAATAATGCTGTTATTGATGAAGAAACGGTTTGGAATCCTGAAGATGACAATAATGTTTACGCCATTACAAAATATGGAGCCGAAATGGAAGTCTGGCGTGGCACACAAGAAGGCTTAAATACTGTTATTGTTAATCCCGGAGTTATTCTGGGAGCTGGCATCTGGAAATACGGCACAGGAAATTTATTTAAAAGAGCACTAAACGGTATTAAATATTATACCTCCGGAACTATTGGATTAGTCGATGTAAAAGATGTTATTGAGATTATGACACAGCTTATGAAAAGTGACATCTCAAACGAACGTTTTGTTTTGGTTGCTGAAACCTGGAACTACAAAAACTTTTTACAAGCTTTAGCAACTTCGGTAGACGGCAAAATACCTGAAAAACTAGCCTCTAAAAGCCTGTTAAGCATGGCATGGCGATTAGACTGGTTAAAACATGTGTTGACAGGAAAACGCAGACAATTAACAAAGCATCTAACAACAACATTATCATCTAACAAGGAATACAGCAGTTCTAAAATAAAAACAGCTCTAAATTTTAAATTTAAAGCTGTTAATACTACAATTACTGAGGTAGGGTATCTTTTTCTAAAAGAGGTTTAG
- a CDS encoding DUF4296 domain-containing protein, translating to MLKQFITYLGVILIATSCGNLSGPKKPENLIPKDKMINILIDARLVGSVNGTNKRFLEDRGYDLKNYVFEKHGIDSLQFAESNDYYTYHIKQYQDIFDKAIDSLDRLKEVLEKKQDEEQKIRRRKELDSIRKLEKVKDSLINSEKKKIDKEEIKAEGVLAKPLLEKDTLPQ from the coding sequence ATGTTGAAGCAATTCATAACATATTTGGGTGTCATTCTTATTGCGACTTCTTGCGGTAATTTAAGCGGACCTAAAAAACCTGAGAATTTAATTCCGAAGGATAAGATGATTAATATTCTAATTGACGCTCGTTTGGTAGGTTCTGTAAATGGAACTAATAAACGGTTTTTAGAAGATAGAGGATATGATCTGAAAAATTATGTTTTTGAAAAGCATGGCATTGATAGTTTGCAGTTTGCCGAAAGTAACGACTATTATACTTATCACATAAAACAGTATCAGGATATTTTCGATAAAGCCATTGATAGTCTTGATCGTTTAAAAGAAGTTCTGGAAAAGAAACAGGACGAAGAACAAAAAATACGAAGACGTAAAGAGTTGGACTCTATTAGGAAATTAGAGAAAGTAAAAGACTCTTTAATTAATTCTGAAAAAAAGAAAATAGATAAAGAGGAGATAAAAGCTGAAGGTGTTTTAGCTAAACCTCTTTTAGAAAAAGATACCCTACCTCAGTAA